In Humulus lupulus chromosome 6, drHumLupu1.1, whole genome shotgun sequence, a single genomic region encodes these proteins:
- the LOC133783880 gene encoding auxin-responsive protein SAUR24-like, whose protein sequence is MGFRFASLVHAKQLIQRPFSSTKDIPKGFLTVYVGGESRMKRFVIPVAYLNQPSFQDFLSQAEEEFGFNHPMGALTIPCTEDAFIDLISSLSS, encoded by the coding sequence ATGGGTTTCCGCTTTGCAAGCTTAGTTCATGCCAAGCAACTCATTCAGAGGCCTTTTTCAAGCACAAAAGATATTCCAAAAGGATTTTTAACTGTTTATGTTGGTGGTGAAAGCAGAATGAAGAGATTTGTGATCCCTGTGGCATACTTGAACCAGCCTTCATTTCAAGACTTTCTAAGTCAAGCTGAAGAAGAATTCGGTTTCAATCATCCAATGGGAGCTCTTACAATTCCCTGCACAGAAGATGCCTTCATCGATCTTATTTCTAGCTTAAGCTCCTAA
- the LOC133783881 gene encoding indole-3-acetic acid-induced protein ARG7-like, with protein sequence MGFSLPRVVPAKKLLRRSLSNSNKAASMAVYVPKGHLAVYVGKNEKKRFVVPVSFLSQPLFQELLIQAEEEYGYDHPMGGLTIPCTEDAFIDTISNLNAS encoded by the coding sequence ATGGGTTTCAGTTTGCCAAGAGTAGTTCCAGCTAAGAAATTGCTTCGACGATCTCTTTCCAATTCAAACAAAGCTGCTTCAATGGCAGTATATGTCCCTAAAGGCCATTTAGCAGTTTATGTTGGAAAGAACGAAAAGAAGAGGTTTGTTGTTCCTGTGTCATTCTTAAGCCAGCCTTTATTTCAAGAGTTGCTTATCCAAGCTGAAGAAGAATATGGATATGATCATCCAATGGGAGGCCTAACAATTCCCTGCACAGAAGATGCATTTATCGATACCATCTCAAATCTGAATGCTTCATGA